A region of Paenibacillus sp. 37 DNA encodes the following proteins:
- a CDS encoding FCD domain-containing protein: MEEHHQICEAIKAHVGQTAERLMKEHLQSDLEFCLHLIR, translated from the coding sequence ATAGAAGAGCATCATCAGATTTGTGAAGCGATCAAGGCACATGTCGGGCAGACTGCCGAACGACTGATGAAAGAGCATCTTCAATCCGATCTGGAATTCTGCCTTCATCTGATTCGATAA
- the pfkB gene encoding 1-phosphofructokinase, with product MIYTITLNPSIDYIVEVDELKLGGLNRMNRDLKLPGGKGINVSRILNQLGADNTAIGFLGGFTGRFINDKLQEDNIRTDFVTIADDTRINIKLKHGEETEINGLGPAISAEEAEQLLHKLSSLEKGDIVILSGSVPPSLGTDFYDRLIKVCKQTGAEFVIDTTGPALMEALEHAPLLVKPNHHELAELFGVTIDTREELVLYGRKLLEAGAKHVLISMAGEGALFITKAEVHHANVPKGIVKNSVGAGDSMIGGFVGTYVQSGDLLEAFRTGVASGSATAFSDDLATRELIDELRNQVTITTI from the coding sequence ATGATATATACGATAACTCTTAACCCGTCCATTGATTACATCGTGGAAGTGGATGAGCTGAAGCTTGGCGGATTGAATCGAATGAATCGGGATTTGAAGCTCCCTGGCGGCAAAGGCATTAATGTCTCTCGCATACTGAATCAACTTGGAGCAGATAACACGGCCATTGGTTTCCTTGGTGGATTTACTGGACGTTTCATTAATGACAAGTTGCAAGAAGATAACATTCGGACAGACTTTGTTACGATTGCAGACGATACTCGCATTAACATCAAGTTGAAGCATGGAGAAGAGACAGAGATTAATGGTCTTGGACCTGCAATAAGTGCCGAAGAGGCCGAGCAGTTGCTTCACAAATTGTCTTCGTTGGAAAAAGGAGATATTGTCATTCTCTCCGGAAGTGTACCGCCTTCACTTGGAACGGATTTTTATGATCGTCTCATTAAAGTATGCAAGCAAACAGGTGCTGAATTTGTAATTGATACAACTGGCCCTGCGTTAATGGAAGCTCTTGAACATGCACCATTGCTGGTGAAGCCAAATCATCATGAATTGGCTGAACTGTTCGGTGTAACGATTGATACTCGCGAGGAACTGGTGTTATACGGGCGTAAGTTGCTGGAAGCCGGTGCTAAACATGTGTTGATCTCCATGGCAGGTGAGGGTGCGCTATTTATTACCAAAGCGGAAGTTCATCATGCAAATGTGCCAAAAGGCATTGTGAAAAACTCAGTTGGTGCCGGTGACTCCATGATTGGCGGATTCGTAGGCACCTATGTACAGAGCGGAGATTTGCTGGAAGCTTTCCGCACAGGGGTTGCATCTGGAAGCGCAACTGCGTTCTCAGATGATCTGGCAACACGTGAATTGATTGATGAATTGCGTAATCAAGTAACCATTACGACGATTTAG
- a CDS encoding class I SAM-dependent methyltransferase, with protein MSDVIKSQVQKQFAKNAGKYVTSSGHARGEDLALLVASSQATPDMNVLDIATGGGHVANALAPLVQRVTALDLTEEMLRVAEAFIQGNGHRNVDFVAGDAEKLPFDDDVFDLVTCRIAAHHFPDVSLFVHEALRVMKPGGRLLFIDNVAPERDENDQFYNEVEKCRDASHVRAWRKTEWIHMLEYAGFRMETMVSFQKRFKFEEWCNRAALPERERRELEASMLSAPSIIRKFFDFEVTANGKLDSFQGESVYIQATKPTHV; from the coding sequence ATGTCTGATGTAATCAAAAGTCAGGTGCAGAAGCAGTTTGCGAAAAATGCAGGTAAATATGTGACGAGTTCGGGGCATGCCAGAGGTGAGGATCTCGCGTTGCTCGTGGCTTCATCTCAAGCCACTCCGGATATGAACGTGCTGGATATCGCCACTGGAGGAGGGCATGTCGCTAATGCATTGGCTCCACTTGTTCAGCGGGTGACAGCCCTCGATCTAACGGAAGAAATGCTTCGGGTAGCTGAAGCATTTATCCAGGGCAATGGACACCGTAATGTAGATTTTGTTGCCGGAGATGCAGAGAAGCTGCCATTCGATGATGATGTCTTTGACCTGGTAACCTGCCGAATCGCTGCTCACCATTTTCCGGACGTTTCTTTGTTTGTTCATGAGGCATTACGCGTCATGAAGCCCGGTGGAAGGTTGTTATTCATTGACAACGTGGCGCCTGAACGGGATGAGAATGACCAGTTTTACAATGAAGTAGAGAAGTGCCGAGATGCAAGCCATGTTCGAGCATGGCGCAAGACGGAATGGATTCATATGCTGGAGTATGCGGGCTTCCGAATGGAAACGATGGTTTCCTTCCAGAAACGCTTTAAGTTTGAAGAGTGGTGTAATCGTGCGGCACTGCCGGAACGGGAGAGGAGGGAACTTGAAGCAAGTATGTTGAGTGCACCGTCCATCATCAGAAAATTTTTCGATTTTGAAGTGACAGCGAACGGGAAGCTCGATAGCTTCCAAGGAGAAAGTGTATATATTCAAGCGACTAAGCCGACTCATGTCTGA
- a CDS encoding zinc-dependent alcohol dehydrogenase, with product MRAVTFQGIKDIQVKEVEDPKLQQKDDIIVRITSTAICGSDLHIYQGALPAAKDYVIGHEPMGIVEEVGPEVTRVKKGDRVVLPFNIACGECFYCNHDMESQCDNSNGNPDIHTGGYFGFTERYGNHPGGQAELLRVPYGNFTPFVIPESCELEDEALLFLSDVLPTAYWSVENAGVKPGDTVTVLGSGPIGLMTQKFAWMKGAKRVIAVDRLPYRLEKAKRLNDAEIFNFEDYDDMGEHIREITQGGTDVVIDCVGMDGKKTTLEEIGQKLKLHGGSLSAIEIGMKAIRKFGTLQLTGVYGSSYNMFPLGNLFERNINLKMGQAPVIHYMPELFRKITAGEFDPTEIISHRISLENASDAYRIFNDHEDECTKVILKP from the coding sequence ATGAGAGCCGTTACGTTTCAGGGAATCAAGGACATTCAAGTCAAAGAGGTTGAAGATCCCAAACTGCAACAGAAGGATGACATTATCGTTCGTATTACTTCTACAGCTATATGTGGATCGGATCTGCATATTTATCAGGGAGCCTTGCCTGCTGCCAAAGATTACGTTATCGGTCATGAACCGATGGGCATTGTGGAAGAAGTAGGTCCTGAAGTGACACGTGTGAAGAAGGGGGACCGTGTGGTCCTGCCTTTTAACATCGCTTGTGGTGAATGCTTCTATTGCAATCATGACATGGAGAGCCAATGCGATAATTCCAATGGCAATCCCGATATTCATACAGGTGGTTATTTTGGGTTCACTGAGCGTTACGGAAACCACCCTGGAGGTCAGGCGGAATTATTGCGTGTTCCCTACGGGAACTTCACTCCGTTTGTGATTCCGGAATCCTGTGAACTGGAAGATGAAGCCTTATTGTTCCTGTCCGATGTTCTTCCAACCGCTTACTGGAGCGTCGAGAATGCCGGGGTTAAACCGGGAGATACGGTCACCGTACTCGGTAGCGGACCCATTGGGTTGATGACGCAGAAGTTCGCCTGGATGAAAGGTGCCAAACGCGTTATTGCTGTGGATCGTCTGCCCTATCGACTGGAGAAAGCCAAACGTTTGAACGATGCAGAGATCTTTAATTTCGAAGATTACGATGATATGGGTGAGCACATTCGCGAGATTACACAAGGCGGAACCGACGTTGTTATCGACTGTGTAGGTATGGATGGTAAAAAAACCACGCTGGAGGAGATCGGACAGAAGCTGAAACTTCATGGCGGTTCACTGAGTGCGATTGAAATCGGCATGAAAGCAATCCGCAAATTCGGTACACTCCAACTTACGGGTGTATATGGCTCTTCCTACAACATGTTTCCGTTAGGCAATCTGTTTGAACGCAATATCAATCTTAAAATGGGACAAGCTCCTGTTATACATTACATGCCTGAATTGTTCCGCAAAATCACTGCTGGTGAATTTGATCCAACCGAGATCATCTCCCATCGGATTTCACTAGAGAATGCAAGCGATGCGTATCGCATTTTCAACGATCATGAAGACGAATGTACCAAAGTTATACTAAAACCCTGA
- a CDS encoding MerR family transcriptional regulator, whose amino-acid sequence MMREKEVFSIKETSEQAGLSEDTIRYYEKIGLLPRAERKANRHRVYRSEDIHTMKLITCLKKTGMSLEEMKPYLQMSMDSDLADFPDEREMLVNHRKKVEAQIASLQQVVDFIDEKLEKRSMYPDECPITGENQMSVFEKQNIFS is encoded by the coding sequence ATGATGAGAGAGAAAGAAGTATTCTCCATTAAAGAAACGTCAGAACAGGCCGGATTATCGGAAGATACAATTCGTTATTATGAGAAGATTGGGCTGCTTCCTCGAGCGGAACGCAAAGCCAATCGCCATCGGGTATATCGCTCTGAGGATATCCATACGATGAAGTTGATCACTTGCCTGAAAAAAACAGGGATGTCTCTGGAGGAAATGAAGCCTTATTTACAAATGTCCATGGATTCCGATCTCGCCGATTTCCCGGATGAACGGGAGATGCTGGTGAATCACCGGAAGAAAGTTGAAGCACAGATTGCTTCGCTACAACAAGTCGTTGATTTTATCGATGAGAAGTTGGAAAAACGAAGTATGTACCCTGATGAATGTCCTATTACCGGGGAGAACCAGATGTCTGTTTTTGAAAAACAGAACATATTCTCTTGA
- a CDS encoding DeoR/GlpR family DNA-binding transcription regulator has protein sequence MLTEERYAAIIERLHLQGIVKLQELVDVLGASESTIRRDLIDLESRQMLKRIHGGAALVNEKTLEPGMEEKTFKNIQQKTTIARLAAQEIENGECIYLDAGTTTLAMIPFIEAKDVTVVTNGLSHVEALVSKRIRSYLLGGMMKIHTKAVIGSIALQNMDNFRFDKCFLGSNGVDPEMGYTTPDPEEALIKRRAHQLSGKSYVLADSSKIGEITFAKLFDLEEADLITEQMPEHWRPGIAQKTKIIEG, from the coding sequence ATGCTGACTGAAGAACGATATGCTGCAATTATAGAGCGCTTACATTTACAGGGAATTGTGAAATTGCAAGAGCTTGTTGATGTGTTGGGTGCTTCTGAATCAACGATTAGGCGTGACTTGATCGATCTGGAGAGTCGTCAGATGCTCAAACGCATCCACGGCGGTGCCGCACTGGTGAATGAAAAAACGCTGGAACCGGGCATGGAAGAAAAAACGTTCAAAAACATTCAACAAAAAACGACGATTGCCCGTTTGGCTGCACAGGAGATCGAAAATGGCGAATGCATTTATCTGGATGCAGGAACGACAACGTTAGCCATGATTCCTTTTATTGAAGCTAAAGACGTAACGGTTGTTACCAACGGACTTTCACATGTTGAGGCTTTGGTAAGCAAGCGTATTCGCAGTTATTTGCTCGGAGGTATGATGAAAATTCATACAAAAGCAGTCATTGGCAGTATCGCATTACAGAACATGGATAATTTCCGTTTTGATAAATGTTTTCTTGGAAGCAACGGAGTTGATCCCGAAATGGGGTATACAACACCGGATCCGGAGGAAGCCTTGATTAAAAGGCGTGCACATCAATTGTCGGGAAAATCTTATGTGCTGGCTGATTCCAGCAAAATAGGGGAAATTACTTTTGCCAAATTGTTTGATTTGGAGGAGGCCGATTTGATTACTGAGCAGATGCCAGAACATTGGCGGCCTGGAATCGCCCAGAAAACTAAAATAATTGAGGGATAA
- a CDS encoding PTS fructose transporter subunit IIABC, with the protein MRITDLMIQETMIMDLQASTKDEAIDELIASLNRSGRINDPVLFKEMIYKREAESSTGIGGGIAMPHAKTTAVNEPTVVFAKSRKGLDFEALDDQPAHVFFMIAAPEGAGNTHLRTLAALSRLLIDSDFISQLMSTDTPAEVSALFDAKQAEAAEKEAAKEKAKAEKAVNAASTSTTGQQQNTSGVIVGNANSEDFVVAVTACPTGIAHTFMAEDALKKKAQEMGINIRVETNGSEGAQNVLTADEIARAKGVIVAADKNVEMARFDGKPVLQRPVSDGIRKSEELIRKAVNGDAPIYRSQGGNAKEEGASTGKVSVGSKIYKDLMNGISHMLPFVVGGGILLAISFLFEQLASPENPIVQLLQTIGGGTGAFHFLIPVLAGFIAMSIGDRPALMPGMVGGLMAVNSNAGFLGGLAAGFLAGYVVIGLRKLFKGLPKAIDGLKPILLYPVFGLLIVGAISFYVFDPIFGSLNTWLVDALGNLGTGNAVLLGLLLGGMMSIDMGGPFNKAAYTFAIGVFTSSGNTDGAWMAAVMAGGMVPPLAIALATTFFKSKFTEQERKSGLTNYVLGFSFITEGAIPFAAADPLRVLTSCILGSAVAGGLTQLWSINVPAPHGGIFVAALANHALLFLLAVAIGSVISGLILGLWKKSPTLVK; encoded by the coding sequence ATGAGAATAACAGACTTGATGATCCAGGAAACGATGATCATGGACCTGCAAGCCTCAACCAAAGATGAGGCTATTGATGAACTAATTGCAAGCCTGAACCGAAGCGGACGAATCAATGATCCGGTCCTGTTCAAGGAAATGATCTATAAAAGAGAAGCTGAATCCAGCACGGGTATCGGTGGCGGAATTGCAATGCCACATGCCAAAACAACAGCAGTGAACGAACCAACAGTTGTATTTGCCAAGAGTAGAAAAGGGCTTGATTTTGAAGCGTTGGACGATCAGCCAGCTCATGTGTTCTTCATGATTGCGGCTCCAGAAGGCGCAGGTAATACCCATCTGCGTACGCTTGCAGCTCTTTCCAGGTTGTTGATTGATAGCGATTTCATCTCACAATTGATGAGTACAGATACACCTGCCGAAGTTAGTGCATTGTTTGATGCCAAACAGGCAGAAGCAGCTGAGAAGGAAGCAGCCAAAGAAAAAGCAAAAGCTGAAAAAGCAGTAAATGCCGCATCCACTTCTACTACTGGTCAGCAACAGAATACTTCTGGTGTGATTGTAGGTAATGCCAATTCGGAAGATTTTGTTGTTGCAGTTACAGCCTGTCCAACCGGTATAGCGCATACGTTTATGGCTGAGGATGCACTTAAAAAGAAAGCTCAGGAAATGGGCATTAATATTCGCGTAGAGACCAACGGTTCCGAAGGAGCACAGAATGTTCTCACTGCTGATGAGATCGCTCGTGCTAAAGGGGTTATCGTTGCCGCAGACAAAAATGTGGAGATGGCACGTTTCGATGGCAAACCGGTATTGCAAAGACCGGTGAGTGATGGAATCCGTAAATCCGAAGAGCTGATTCGCAAGGCCGTTAACGGTGATGCACCGATCTATCGTAGCCAAGGTGGAAACGCCAAGGAAGAGGGCGCAAGTACTGGTAAGGTTAGTGTAGGTAGCAAAATCTATAAAGATCTGATGAATGGTATCTCGCATATGCTGCCGTTTGTTGTAGGTGGCGGTATTCTGCTAGCAATTTCCTTCTTGTTCGAACAGCTCGCTAGCCCTGAGAATCCGATTGTACAATTGCTTCAAACGATCGGTGGCGGAACAGGTGCGTTCCACTTCCTGATTCCGGTACTTGCCGGATTTATCGCGATGAGTATTGGTGATCGCCCGGCCCTGATGCCTGGTATGGTCGGTGGATTGATGGCGGTTAACTCAAACGCCGGTTTCCTTGGTGGTTTGGCTGCCGGTTTCCTGGCGGGTTATGTCGTTATTGGTCTCCGTAAGTTGTTCAAAGGATTGCCAAAAGCGATTGATGGCTTGAAACCAATCTTGCTGTATCCGGTATTTGGCTTGTTGATCGTGGGTGCAATCAGTTTCTATGTCTTTGATCCAATCTTTGGTTCACTGAACACATGGCTTGTAGATGCACTTGGTAACTTGGGTACAGGTAATGCGGTATTGTTGGGCTTGTTGCTTGGCGGTATGATGTCCATCGATATGGGTGGACCGTTCAACAAAGCGGCTTACACGTTCGCTATCGGCGTATTCACATCCAGTGGTAACACAGACGGTGCATGGATGGCAGCGGTTATGGCAGGCGGTATGGTACCTCCTCTGGCGATTGCACTTGCAACAACGTTCTTCAAATCCAAATTTACGGAGCAAGAACGCAAATCAGGCCTGACTAACTATGTACTTGGATTCTCTTTCATTACAGAAGGTGCAATTCCATTTGCTGCGGCTGATCCATTGCGTGTATTGACTTCTTGTATTCTGGGTTCCGCTGTTGCTGGCGGATTGACACAACTGTGGAGCATTAATGTACCAGCTCCGCATGGCGGGATCTTTGTTGCAGCACTGGCGAACCACGCATTATTGTTCCTGCTCGCTGTTGCGATTGGTTCTGTGATCTCCGGTCTGATTCTGGGACTGTGGAAGAAGTCACCAACGCTCGTGAAGTAA
- a CDS encoding oxalate decarboxylase family bicupin — translation MTKGQQPNEKPFIIPQPIRSDGAGGPDLGPRDVMRDIQNPDMLVPPVTDNGLLPNLKMSFSDTHMQLNHGGWSREITVRDLPIATTLAGVNMSLTPGGVRELHWHQQSEWAYMIWGTARITSVDQNGRNFIADVGPGDLWFFPKGLPHSIQGLEDGCEFLLVFDDGSFSDLNTLSISDWFAHTPPEVLSVNFGVPESAFQSMPKEQVYIFQDTVPGSIESQEVQSPYGTVPLTFKHRLLAQEPLITPGGSVRIVDSTNFPISTTVAAALVEIRPGAMRELHWHPNADEWQYYLTGQGRMTVFGGNGIARTFDYRAGDVGYVPVAMGHYIQNTGTDTLWFLEIFRSDRFEDVSLNQWMALTPRDLVRDNLNAPPELLNALRKVKWPVV, via the coding sequence ATGACCAAAGGACAGCAACCTAACGAAAAACCATTTATTATCCCGCAACCCATTCGCAGTGATGGCGCTGGAGGACCTGATCTGGGACCCAGAGACGTCATGAGAGATATACAGAACCCCGATATGCTGGTACCTCCGGTAACCGATAACGGGTTATTGCCCAATCTAAAAATGTCTTTTTCCGATACGCATATGCAATTGAACCATGGGGGTTGGTCACGTGAAATCACCGTACGGGATCTCCCTATTGCCACTACACTGGCTGGTGTGAACATGAGCCTGACACCGGGAGGTGTACGAGAATTGCACTGGCACCAACAATCTGAGTGGGCTTATATGATCTGGGGAACGGCAAGAATCACTTCGGTAGATCAGAACGGACGTAATTTTATTGCGGATGTCGGACCTGGCGATCTCTGGTTTTTCCCAAAAGGTCTACCCCATTCCATTCAGGGACTGGAGGATGGTTGTGAATTTCTGCTTGTGTTTGATGACGGGTCCTTCTCCGATCTGAATACATTATCCATATCGGATTGGTTTGCCCATACCCCACCAGAGGTATTGTCTGTCAATTTCGGCGTGCCCGAATCCGCTTTTCAGTCGATGCCGAAGGAACAGGTCTACATTTTCCAAGATACCGTCCCGGGTTCCATCGAGAGCCAGGAAGTTCAGTCGCCATATGGTACCGTTCCTCTCACATTCAAACACCGGTTGCTGGCTCAAGAACCGCTCATCACACCCGGCGGAAGCGTGCGGATCGTAGACTCCACTAACTTCCCCATCTCAACTACCGTTGCAGCAGCACTCGTTGAGATCCGACCTGGCGCCATGCGTGAGCTGCACTGGCATCCCAATGCGGATGAATGGCAATATTATCTGACAGGACAAGGAAGAATGACAGTGTTTGGAGGCAATGGCATTGCTCGTACATTTGACTATCGGGCTGGGGATGTCGGATATGTTCCTGTCGCCATGGGACACTATATACAAAATACCGGCACAGACACTTTATGGTTTTTGGAGATATTCCGAAGTGATCGATTTGAGGATGTATCACTGAATCAGTGGATGGCGTTAACCCCGCGGGATCTGGTCCGTGACAATCTGAATGCGCCGCCTGAGTTGCTCAATGCCTTGCGTAAAGTAAAATGGCCTGTCGTTTAA
- a CDS encoding SDR family NAD(P)-dependent oxidoreductase, producing the protein MNIQNQLRTALITGSTSGIGLELTRKLLAEEWQVIGLNRSAFPSEDTDIQNALRSDQLRWVQANLTNYDSLRTALDQIKSDTDSIDVLFNNAGGSASELRFSDQGHELHFELQTVVPYIIYMELVELLLKGQMKTVVNTSTTAFSMVKQFDLNILERPTEFKKLFGPYATSKLGLSLWTREVAKSAKANGIQLLSVDPGGNNTLRGNKTSGLPFYIKPIMKWFFPHPSHGASLLYSAALSPTRHESGTFLVKNKATALRFTEQGPAVLHRVNEIYEQHFRTTQSGKTTTSPS; encoded by the coding sequence ATGAATATACAAAATCAGCTTCGCACCGCTCTCATCACAGGTTCAACATCAGGAATTGGTCTTGAACTGACACGCAAGTTACTGGCTGAAGAATGGCAGGTAATCGGTCTCAACCGTTCTGCTTTCCCATCCGAGGATACCGATATTCAGAACGCCTTACGTTCAGACCAGCTCCGTTGGGTTCAGGCTAATCTGACCAACTACGACAGTCTGAGGACTGCACTGGATCAGATTAAATCCGATACCGATTCAATTGATGTCTTGTTTAACAATGCGGGTGGCAGCGCTTCGGAGCTTCGTTTCTCTGATCAGGGGCATGAACTGCACTTTGAACTTCAAACTGTAGTCCCTTACATCATCTACATGGAATTAGTGGAGCTATTGCTCAAAGGACAGATGAAAACAGTCGTCAATACTTCCACCACCGCGTTCAGTATGGTCAAACAATTTGATCTAAACATCCTGGAACGTCCAACTGAATTCAAAAAGCTGTTTGGTCCCTATGCCACTTCGAAGCTCGGTCTATCTCTATGGACACGTGAGGTTGCCAAGTCTGCCAAAGCGAATGGCATACAACTGCTAAGCGTAGATCCCGGTGGAAATAATACGCTAAGGGGCAACAAAACATCCGGCCTGCCCTTCTATATCAAACCTATTATGAAATGGTTCTTTCCTCATCCAAGTCATGGTGCTTCATTGCTCTACAGCGCGGCTTTATCACCCACCAGACATGAATCCGGTACATTTCTGGTGAAAAATAAAGCGACAGCACTTCGTTTCACAGAGCAAGGTCCTGCCGTTCTCCATCGGGTAAACGAGATCTACGAGCAGCATTTTCGTACAACGCAGTCTGGGAAGACCACAACCAGCCCATCTTAA